In Miscanthus floridulus cultivar M001 chromosome 8, ASM1932011v1, whole genome shotgun sequence, the sequence tgaggacgtccgtgagttgTCAACCAGTTTtgacaaactcgatgacgatctaccTTCCATTGACACAGTCCCTGAAGAAGTGGAACTTCATGTTGatatgcttgctccggtcgtggaacTGGATTCTTTGTGAGGGCGATGGCGGGAGGGTTGTCCACCATcaatgctggtgggtgagcttccgcacCGGTCAGCTTGCCCAGCAGCtagcgtagccacacaacttggcatgtCATTATGGCTGCTACTACATACTCTACCTCGCACATAGAtagtgccaccaccttctgtttcagcgtcaaccatgaaattggaaccgacccgaggaagacgagcatgctagaggtgctccgctgtccgtcgatgtcccccgccatgtctgtatcgctgaacacagtgaatTGTAGCCTACTCccaccggtcttggggaagatgatcccctgatccaccatcTCCTTGATGTAGCATAGTAGCCGCTTTACTACAACCCAGTGATTCTctcgaggatcctccatgaagcgactaacGTAGCCCACAGCGAACGCAATATttggcctcatgtggactaggtagcatagACCACCTACGATGCTTTGgcagagtgttgcatccaccttcactGTGGTACtggccttcatcagcttcagccgctcctccatcggagtcacgcatggcttgcactcagccatgccgctccgctccaacagcttcaagGCATACGCGCTCTAACTAAGCATGAgtgcctccttcccctatctcacctcaatgtcgaggtagtaggagagcgtgccaagatcgctcattcaaaaatgagctaccatctcatgcttgaagctgtcgatgtcctccgcacatgTGCCGGTGacaatcaagtcatccacatacacgccgacgacgagctcctgcttcccccatcgctgcatgtagagcgcgtgcttGGTTGCGCACCTCATGAACCCAAACTCACCCAGCGTGGCgttaagcttggcgttccatgctcatggggcctgtcatagcccgtagagcgccttgtgcagtcagagcaccctgtgctccgctcccttgacaaCAAAATCTGGAGGTTGCCTAATGAAGACCGTATCTgctagctcgccattgaggaaggcaatttaacatccaagtgatggaTGCGCTAGTCCTTTACTGCTGCCAAAGCCAGTAGCAAATGGATAGACCCCATGCGCGCTatcggcgcaaagacttcctcgaagtcgatgccctcgtgcTGGACAATGCCTCGGGCGATGAGGCacaccttgtgcttgacaatggccccttgctcatcccgcttgactttatacacccacttcaggctgatcagacagcatcctggaggtggatcgatgagctgccaagtctcgttttccttgatcgccttcatctcctccagcatcatcCATCGCTAGTTTCCATCGTGCTCGGCCTacgcgaacatgggtggttcctctgcactaacgAGAAGTAGCtcttggtcattgagcagcctaccCGCCAGGCCTGAGCGCCCTGTGTCGCcgacgatgtcatccagcctatggaaccgcacctcctcaccatcatggaaggcatccacgaactcagtgatgttacttggaggtgaggtgaactcgatcagtgttgatggagttccctgttctggTGGAGTGCTTGGCATAGCAcctagagtgctcagcaccctagatacagtgctcggcactactcctggaccattcgtcaccactcctagagtggtctgcacccctcctggagtgctcAGCACACGTCTCATAGTGGTCGTCACCACTACAAGACCCCTTGGCTCCGCTATGAGAGTACTCGGCACCTatcctagagtggtcgccaccactgtagGACCTCCTGGctcactcctggagtgctcggcaccccttccagagtgctcagcatccctccaagagtgctcggcacccctcgcGGAGTTCTCGGCACCTCttcccagcgtctccaccaccgtggatgaccaagtgctcgatgatgaaggtgctggtgaaacCGCCAGCTTCCCCATGCTTGGACTgttccagtcccaagccgccttctcatcAAACACAACGTCGTGCGAGATAAGCACCTTATCTtcacgtgggtcatagagccggtatgccttggtaccctccgcatagcccaggaacaccatcggtgtgctcctgtcctctagcttggtcaggactggctttgtcttcctgacgtggccaatGTAGCTGAATGTTCGggggaaggacacgctcggctggcgtccatgccaagcctcaaATGACATCTTGCCCTTCAAGGCCTTGGTGGGAGCGCGGTTGGGGATGAACACCATCGTGGTCActacctcaccctagaaccttaccGATAtgcccttggccttcatcatggatcaagccatgtcgaccaccatctggttcctccgctccaccacgccattctattgTGGTGAGTATGGCATGGTGTGGTGgtgcaccacaccctgatccgtgcAGTACGTAGCGAACTCCACTAAAGTGAATTTgccaccgcgatcagtcctcagcacgcgcaACTTCTTTccgctctcggcctccacgcgcatcttgaacttcttgatcgctgtTGCCACTTCGTCCATGCTTGTCAGaagttgtagccacatgtagagactacaatcatccatgagtaggaggaagtactgtcgaccaccgtttgtggctggcgtgatcgGCCCGTAGAGATCGCCATGGACGAGCTCGACAGCGTCCTCCAtgcgatacttggccacctttgggaacaacagcctcctctgcttcatggccaggcagctatcacatagcttgcctccgtgctcgatgtggggtaaccctcagaccatcttctctagccgaccaagcgtgttgaagctgagatgtccgaaccgggcatgccaaagCCAcagttcctcggtgtgccttgccgccaggcacaccggctgttctacctttaggtcgagtaggtacaaccggttctgggacctcttcaccttagcaAGAAGCCACTATTCCCTGTCCCTAatcctaaggactccatccttgatcagtacctcgctaccgcgctcatccagctggccaatgctgatgatgctgaaacgcagctgtgggatgtaatatacatccattagcaCGTGGTGCTCACTgttctagcacctgaagatgatggtgtcgcgtcctcggatagccacccttgagccatcaccaaacttcaccgtaccggtaacatcatcgtcgagatcagagaaggctgccttggagcccatcatgtggttgctggcaccagagtctagataccaccatTGCTCCTGCTCGCTGCCCACATGTTCGGTGTGGACTTGGACACAcagttcatcgaggttgacatcTTTTAGgaccttcccaggtccttccactgtcgtcacctctcccttctccttggcctcgatGTCGTACAAtgcacagaacatcgccatcaggatagtggcctcatcatcatcatcagcttgcgctagatgagcctcaaccttcttctcctgcttgtgatttgggcactcccttgcccaatGGCTTGTCTTCCCACAGCGTCGGCAGacattggggtcgacctgcttctttttctccgaagaagccttgccgcggcacttgccatcgccaccgtggctaGAGGAGGCTACCCTAGAGTTCCTCTgagtagcccactcctcctctatcagcagTAGTTTGTTGATGTCCTTCGTTGTTGTCGCCTACTCCAGGTGCTCATCCACCGCCCACAGACGgtctatcacatcctcaatggtgagggtggacaagtccagcatcatctctatggagagagtgatctggatgtactttgtcgACActgagtggaggtacttggagactgcatcctcttcgtcgatggtgatgtcGTGGCTCTTCTgcttgctgatgagcatctgCAGGTGAAGGGAGAAGTCCTTCactgattcaccatccttgaatttgaggttggcatactcctgcttcagaagctgggccatcgccttctttgcgcggtcggaactgACGGGCAtcaccgcaatagcctcccacgccacCTTAGCAGAGCTTTTTGCCCCAATGGCTCCCTATACTCTACCTGTACAGcaacgaggatagcctccaacgctgacatatcatcttcttcattgtcggtgcccttgtcaatagcattctagagccatcgggctctaagcttgaccttcatggtcaccgactacTCGTCATAGTTTGTGTGAGTCAGCATCGGctaactggtgccgctgacctcccgtacCGTGCGAACAACAACCTCCTATCGTGGTTGGGCAGCCATAGCAGTGCCATTATTGTCGCCCATCTCTGAACCGTCCGTCATCACCAATGGTTAGTCCAGCGACGGCACTTGTACAACTCTGATACCATTTGTTAGTCTGCTGGACCCtcagctcaggtgagtcgacctctcaccagtcttgccgaccaccggctcaggtgagtcgaccactcaccagtcttatcGACCACGACAAACGTTGtctgaccacacactatggctagaggtcaAAGAAgtgaggaagaacagagcatacacacatagcAGATACACCaacgttggccggagccctgtatagaagatgacaaatctgaactctatttactgagttacagtggcaaactatatatataactctaccCATCTAGTTCTAGTATAGCTACCATGCTGTTATAGTTACTAGATGTGACAGTAGGGCTGACTTTGACGCCTATCCCTGCCATGGCTACAGTGCGACAAGTGAGCCGTTCGACGTCTGCCCCTGCAGCTATTATAATGCAATAGCATAGAGCCTTTTTAGCGCCGCCTTCACCTGCTACGCATTTACACGAGGGCTGTAGAAGATGGAACACCAGGATGTTGTCCAGACCAACGATGTCCCAGGCCGCCTAAAAAGGCACCGGGGAACCCATCAGGGCCCGGTGCCCTGTTAGCCGGCGAGTCCCGAACGACCCACGCCACCTCCTCTGCCATAAAAGGGGCCACCTGCTCATCTAGGTTCAGCCGTGGAAGGTCCAGCTACGACAGATCGATGCGGTGTTGCCTAGTGAATGCAGTGCCAAGGAGCCCATTGTAGTAGTCGAAGATGATGTCGGCCTTGGCATCCTCCTCGCTAAACGTTTCTCCATTGTGTGTTAACTGTTAAGGCAAAGAGGTACGTAGTTCTTGCTCCGGCGATCGGCGATGACATGCCTGTAGGTGAAAGTACTTCGTGTAGGCGTCTCCTTCCCAAAGATTCCTTGTTCTGGTGCACTACCTTGCCATGGTTCGTTCATGGGATGCCAGGCCGAAGATGTTTGCCTTGAGCTCGCGACGCAGCTCCAGCTCACCGAGCGACAAAAGCCTGGACTCTTGCGCAAGGTCGAGTTCGTAGACGACCACATAGGCTATAGCTAGCTGCAACCGGACGTTCCTGATGCAAGAGGCACGCTAGCTATGAAGGGCCTTGGCCAACGCGCGTAGTTTGTGGTCCAGGCACCGACAAACATCAGGGTCGACAAGGCGGCCACCCCAAGTGGCTTTGACCATGTCAATGAATCCCTCGATCCTCGTCTAGTGCTAGTCGAACCGGAAACGCGGTCTCACCCATGGCACGGAGTTGAGCACGAGGAGTAGCGGTGCGTGGTCAGAGTAGTTGGAGGAGAGGCAGCGGGGGTGGTGGCAGGAGAATTGCTCGATCCACTCTACCGAGGCGAAAGCCCGGTCAAGGCGTTCCAATGTCGGGCGGCCAGGCCAGGGCGGTCACTACCGTTGGACTAGGCAAATAGCCGGCCGGAGAGGTGTAGCTCTTGGAGTTGCAGGTCGGCGATGACCCCACGAAATCTGCGCATGGTGCTGCGGTCTAATCTGCCATTGTTTTTGTTGCTGGCTTTGTAGATCAAGTTGAAATCACCGCAAAGTAGCCAAGGACCCGGAGAGGCAGCGTGGACAGCACGAATCTCTAGGAGGAAGTCGGGCTTATCTGATCTAGCCGTTGGGCCGTACATGTTAGTGAGCCACCACGGCTCGCCAAGTCCATTAATCGGAGTGAGCTCTATAGTGATCGAGAACCAACCCATGAAGGGGGCAGACACACGCCACAGGTCGCGACGCCAAGAGATGACTGCTTCATCGGCGACGCCGATAGCCGGGAGGCACACATAATCAAAGTCGATCCCTGTTACTTCATGATGCAAGGTTACACTGAAGTTCGCAACCTTTGACTCCTATAGGCAGACGATCGAAGCTCGCTGCTGGACGACAATGTCTCTAACAACACTGCGACGTGCACGACTGTTCAAGCCACGTGCATTCCAAACTAGTAGGTGGTTGGCACTCATGGTGGAACGATGTTTAGGTGACGGTTCTGTGGCGATTAGAACAACCTTGCCACGGCCCGCGTGCCTGGGGAAGAGCTCGCGCATGGCGGCCCTTTTAGAAGACGCAGCGGTACCATGAAGGTGTCATGGAACTTGGAGGCAATCGCCGCGTCAGGCATGGTGGACGGCACATCCTCTGGCTTCCGCGTCCACTTGCTAAGGAGAACGCGCTTTGCCTGCTTCCCAGGCTATGGATCTTGCTAGGTGCTGATGCAGCTGTGCGGCCGACATGTGTAGCCTGCTGAGGCGTCGAGCATGAAGCTACCTGAGCAGGCGTAGGATCGATATGGTGTACCTCTCTGTGTAACCCATAGCATCGAGTAAGCTCCTTCTTGCCTTCACTGTTGCTGCACAGCAGCAATGTAGACGCCGTTGTAGGGGCAGCTCTGGCTCGGTGGCGAGACGGCGGTCCAGTGTAGACCTGTAGGGGAACGACGGAGGTTGTtgggggcacatcccgtcgctggcagcagctctttggatcggtttagggtttctctatagtgggtgtggcggctccagtCAACCTCATCctccgagccctcacccccaccttccttttatgtgtgctgtgcgacaggggcccaccaaccggattagggttggactcccccgatcagggagtagagataagggcccaataggcctattggtggagatcaactaacattctcccccttgatctcattccatctttcactttcatatcatttgcttttgttcattccattatagattagctcatagagcatgtctcatcgtcacggtccattgccgatagacttaacagctacaactcactactctgttctaaaatagatacttatctttgggccttcttttgtccaggaatattttaggctttcccttaaacccaagctagctacatgttctctgaacaccatgtcctctgaacatgttgggtggtaagccttttgtaagcggatccacgagcatcctttctattcttatatgctcaagacttatgacttgatcccagactttatctttcacaacataatactctatgtcaatgtgtttggcagcaccacttgacttatgttgtgagcatcctgtactgccagattataatcgcagtattactttagtggtctatagatgtcgtcaaccaccttcaaaccgggtatgaacttcgttagttagttcacctgcccgttgcctcataacacgctacaaactatcatacattgtggacgatgtagtgacagtttgctttgagctttttcatgaaatagctcccctttgcgagatgatagaaaatccacgtctggatatgtattcactctcgcataatcagaatctaaatatcccactatatggaatgaatcagatcttctatatgtcattatgaggcctttcattccttgcaaataatgcaagactttctttactaatttcagtgttctattccagaattgctctggaatctgccaagtaaaacccggtaacaaatgacaagtcagggcgcgtatatacttgagcatgttgcaagcttccgatagctgaagcatatgaaaccactttcactttatcaaTTGAGCTCATAttagttcctggggcattgataaatccccatatctgtcgcccttgactatagaagcaggtgatggactacatttgtgcatactgaatttctttaagatctttttcaTGTATGCCTTTAGTGAtagtccttataccctttttcttctatctcggtgaatcttgatccctagaacgaatgaggcttcgccaagatctttcatatcaaatttctttgtctccagtagtagactcacatcactactagcaagtaagatatcatctacatacaggacaaggaagataaacttcccattctttaactttgtattgacacaattgtcctctaccttctctttaaaacctaaaattctttattgactgatcaaacttcaagtaccaccgtcttgaagcttgctttaatctataaatggatttctttaggtggcatcctattcgttcttttccttccatgacaaaaccttttggttgtgccatgtaaatattttcctccaagtctccattgagaaataccgtctttacatccatctgatgtaattctcaatcgtaatgtgccactaatgccattatgattctgaaggaaactttacatgagactagagaaaaggtctcattgtaatcaatcatttctctttgcataaagccttttgccacaagtcacactttatatgtctctatattcccttgagagtcatgtttagtcttgtagatccatttatagcctactgttttgactcctttaggaattatttccaaatcccaaactttattgacattcattgatttcatttcatcttccacggcctcaacccactttgatgaatgatcacttctcatggcttcttcaaatgaggtgggatcatcctccatttgaaattccttagtgttatacacttcataatcagcagaaatagctgattttctaactctttgagaccttctaggggcctccacatttggcacatctactgtttgaggctgttgtttcTCCCCCTCATGTAtagcaataggttctataggatcctgaagaacaggtttctcattttcattcattgttgccacaggtggaataacaacaggtgctgacaccatagtatcttgcactgtcggtgcagtgacagcatgtagtgagaaaatagGCTCGTGAAtgattggagtgggcgcatacacccgcttcacttcaaggacaatttctcaagctaccatgctccccctcatcttttcatcctctaggaaaacagcgtgtctcgttttcataaactttgtatgtctctttggacagtagaaacgaaaaacttttgacttttctatgtagccaaacaaatggcaacttactgttttgggatataacttcctaatgtttgggttaaatactttagcctca encodes:
- the LOC136469099 gene encoding secreted RxLR effector protein 161-like, with protein sequence MEERLKLMKASTTVKVDATLCQSIVGGLCYLVHMRPNIAFAVGYVSRFMEDPRENHWVVVKRLLCYIKEMVDQGIIFPKTGGSRLQFTVFSDTDMAGDIDGQRSTSSMLVFLGSVPISWLTLKQKVVALSMCEVEHHPTVLLKVDLAKVFDNVA